From Aristaeella lactis, the proteins below share one genomic window:
- a CDS encoding NlpC/P60 family protein, whose translation MIRKGIALLLTLAAVMTLWGSALAEETKQEIKACEVLTNAFTLLEEGNPFIERYNRITGENVQARMKQGVPYFWGGRAESHLFAKEPDYIVQDAWQSSPAYYRAGVKYIYGFDCVGFVAWVWKQVYGTSMPKTGSLFNDREHQIRNKQTGEGPLWDGCAETLIPGDILVIDHDGRHIAIYAGTLRMYGYTAEEVPELADMLDMPLVIHCTTNAQVSDRFADLIANGLPKYKCATVTDGGVCVSLMVPDRNEVPGLVHQQNQDTRYYALPDGTWLTVLACDDVTDYCWLRYEKTT comes from the coding sequence ATGATCAGAAAAGGGATCGCGCTGCTGCTGACGCTGGCGGCGGTGATGACGCTTTGGGGCAGTGCCCTGGCGGAGGAAACGAAGCAGGAGATCAAAGCCTGTGAGGTGCTTACAAACGCCTTTACCCTTCTGGAGGAGGGAAATCCCTTTATTGAACGGTACAACCGGATCACCGGGGAGAATGTACAGGCACGGATGAAACAGGGCGTTCCCTATTTCTGGGGCGGACGGGCGGAAAGCCACCTGTTTGCCAAGGAACCGGACTATATTGTGCAGGACGCCTGGCAGAGCAGCCCAGCCTATTACCGGGCCGGGGTGAAATACATCTACGGGTTTGACTGTGTCGGGTTTGTGGCCTGGGTATGGAAGCAGGTTTACGGAACGTCCATGCCAAAGACCGGCAGCCTGTTCAATGATCGTGAGCACCAGATCCGGAACAAGCAGACCGGGGAAGGACCGCTTTGGGATGGCTGCGCTGAAACGCTGATTCCCGGGGATATCCTGGTGATCGATCATGACGGGCGTCACATCGCTATCTACGCGGGAACGCTGCGGATGTATGGATATACGGCGGAAGAAGTGCCGGAACTGGCGGATATGCTGGATATGCCGCTGGTGATCCACTGCACGACGAACGCGCAGGTTTCTGACCGGTTTGCGGACCTGATCGCCAACGGCCTGCCGAAGTACAAATGCGCGACAGTGACCGATGGAGGCGTGTGTGTTTCCCTGATGGTTCCGGACCGGAACGAGGTGCCGGGACTGGTGCATCAGCAAAACCAGGATACGCGGTACTATGCGCTGCCGGACGGAACATGGCTGACGGTGCTGGCATGCGATGACGTGACGGACTACTGCTGGCTGCGGTACGAAAAAACAACTTAA
- a CDS encoding helix-turn-helix domain-containing protein — translation MENKLAENIRKYRKGLGLSQEQLAERLGITLGTVSKWERGASEPELWYIMQIAELFHVSVDVMIGFTMRGNNAEKEAERISELEKEASLEEAAVEYDRALMKFPNHFDIVYGAARCYMQIGVVYKKEPELRKAIELLRHAIDLFSQNKDPELNELDLSNDIAQCYATLKEYKRAIEEYKKNNVCGINDSEIGLLLTENEKNPKEGIKYIERAFLNQIGTTITSMSGFVIYYRDTGNTERVIQSVEWTLEYLKSLKEDPKEKCYLDKMICLHYFLLAIGMDMTGRDQKAEDSLVNAVRMAKAFDEHPIYTLDNILFAEKARGSTVYDNAGPTAMESLVRTMEKDGQGTSERFKERFYQLMKN, via the coding sequence ATGGAAAATAAACTGGCAGAAAATATCCGTAAGTATCGGAAAGGCTTGGGCCTCAGTCAGGAACAGCTTGCGGAAAGGCTCGGTATTACCTTGGGAACAGTCTCAAAATGGGAAAGGGGCGCTTCTGAACCAGAGCTATGGTACATCATGCAGATCGCAGAACTTTTCCATGTCTCGGTGGATGTTATGATCGGTTTCACGATGCGTGGAAACAATGCGGAAAAAGAAGCGGAACGGATCAGTGAACTGGAAAAAGAAGCATCACTCGAAGAAGCAGCTGTGGAATATGACCGGGCCCTGATGAAGTTCCCCAATCACTTTGATATTGTATACGGAGCAGCCAGATGCTATATGCAGATCGGGGTTGTTTACAAAAAGGAGCCGGAACTCCGAAAGGCGATAGAGCTGCTGCGGCACGCGATCGATCTGTTTTCCCAGAACAAGGATCCGGAACTGAACGAGCTGGACCTGAGCAATGATATCGCTCAGTGCTATGCCACCCTGAAAGAATACAAAAGGGCAATCGAAGAATACAAGAAAAACAATGTCTGCGGCATAAATGATTCCGAGATCGGTCTGCTCTTGACCGAGAATGAGAAGAATCCAAAGGAAGGGATCAAATACATAGAGCGGGCCTTCCTGAACCAGATCGGCACCACGATTACAAGTATGAGCGGGTTTGTGATCTACTACCGGGATACAGGGAATACCGAAAGAGTGATTCAGTCGGTTGAATGGACGCTTGAGTACCTGAAGAGCCTGAAGGAAGACCCCAAAGAGAAATGCTACCTGGATAAGATGATCTGCCTGCATTACTTCCTGCTGGCAATCGGCATGGATATGACCGGCAGGGATCAAAAGGCGGAAGACAGCCTGGTGAACGCCGTGCGGATGGCGAAAGCGTTTGACGAGCATCCGATATATACACTTGATAATATTCTTTTCGCGGAAAAAGCAAGGGGATCCACCGTATATGACAATGCCGGACCGACCGCGATGGAGAGCCTGGTCCGGACGATGGAGAAAGACGGGCAGGGGACGAGCGAAAGGTTTAAGGAAAGGTTTTATCAGCTAATGAAGAATTAA
- a CDS encoding ABC transporter ATP-binding protein: MARNKFDVDERLESPFRWQHLKRAGKYIARHKYKMLAALLLSAMASVASLFIPKITQWVLDEAVPNKDTAMIGRMALLFVGIIALGIVFTTIRSRMMAHVSQRIIHDIRSDLFAHLQKLPFSYYDSRPAGKILVRVINYVNSVSDILSNGIINMILEIINLVFIVVFMFSTNATLALVIIAGLPVFVGIIILIKPRQRRAWQNQSNKNSNYNAYLAESIDGVRVSQLFDRQEVNISIMERLANACRDAWLRAIKISNTVWLSSETMTQLVLTFLYIAGVYWMGGGKMVSFGVILAMGQYVSRFWQPITNLANIYNSFVNNIAYLERIFETMDEPVIVDDVPGAEELPPITGEVEYQDVTFSYEENINVLEHMNLHVNAGESIALVGPTGAGKSTVINLLCRFYNLNGGRILLRSQDGKEHDISQVTLHSLRSQLGIMLQDSFIFSGTIMDNIRYGRLDATDCEVIQAARRVRADELIRKKPQGYQTEIKERGGNLSQGEKQLIAFARTLLSDPAILILDEATSSIDTQTEKLLQEGIREMLKGRTSIIVAHRLSTIKNCDRILYISNKGIAEMGTHDELIAKKGLYYQLYTAQVQEEPSA; encoded by the coding sequence ATGGCACGCAACAAATTCGACGTTGACGAGCGTCTGGAATCCCCGTTCCGGTGGCAGCACCTGAAGCGTGCCGGAAAATACATCGCCCGTCATAAATACAAAATGCTGGCCGCTTTGCTTCTCAGCGCCATGGCAAGCGTCGCTTCCCTCTTTATCCCCAAGATCACCCAGTGGGTGCTCGATGAAGCGGTACCGAACAAGGATACCGCCATGATCGGCCGCATGGCCCTGCTCTTTGTGGGCATCATCGCCCTGGGCATTGTCTTCACCACCATCCGTTCCAGGATGATGGCCCATGTCAGTCAGCGGATCATCCATGATATCCGCAGCGACCTGTTTGCCCACCTGCAGAAGCTGCCTTTCAGCTATTACGATTCCCGGCCTGCCGGCAAGATCCTGGTCCGGGTTATCAACTACGTCAACTCCGTTTCGGATATTCTTTCCAACGGTATCATCAACATGATCCTGGAGATCATCAACCTGGTCTTTATTGTAGTCTTCATGTTCTCCACCAACGCAACCCTGGCGCTGGTCATCATTGCCGGCCTGCCGGTCTTTGTCGGTATCATTATTCTTATCAAGCCCCGCCAGCGCCGTGCATGGCAGAATCAGAGCAACAAAAACAGCAACTACAACGCCTACCTGGCGGAGTCCATCGACGGCGTCCGTGTCAGCCAGCTCTTTGACCGCCAGGAAGTAAACATCTCCATCATGGAGCGTCTGGCCAACGCCTGCCGGGATGCATGGCTCCGCGCCATCAAAATCAGCAATACCGTCTGGCTTTCCAGTGAAACCATGACCCAGCTGGTGCTGACTTTCCTCTATATTGCGGGTGTCTACTGGATGGGCGGCGGAAAAATGGTTTCCTTTGGTGTCATCCTGGCTATGGGCCAGTATGTCAGCCGTTTCTGGCAGCCCATCACCAACCTGGCGAACATCTATAATTCCTTCGTCAACAACATCGCCTACCTGGAACGCATCTTCGAAACCATGGATGAACCTGTTATCGTGGATGACGTACCGGGTGCGGAAGAGCTCCCGCCCATCACCGGCGAGGTGGAATATCAGGACGTCACCTTCTCCTATGAAGAGAACATCAACGTCCTGGAGCATATGAACCTCCATGTGAACGCCGGGGAAAGCATCGCCCTGGTGGGTCCCACCGGTGCAGGAAAGAGCACGGTCATCAACCTGCTCTGCCGGTTCTATAATCTGAACGGCGGACGGATTCTCCTGCGCAGCCAGGACGGCAAGGAACACGATATCAGCCAGGTGACCCTGCACTCCCTCCGCAGCCAGCTGGGCATCATGCTGCAGGACAGCTTCATCTTCTCCGGAACCATCATGGACAATATCCGCTACGGCCGGCTGGACGCCACAGATTGTGAAGTGATCCAGGCCGCCCGCCGTGTCCGCGCGGATGAACTCATCCGGAAGAAGCCCCAGGGGTACCAGACCGAGATCAAGGAGCGCGGCGGAAACCTCAGCCAGGGCGAAAAGCAGCTGATCGCCTTTGCCCGAACCCTCCTGTCTGATCCCGCGATCCTCATCCTGGATGAGGCAACTTCCTCTATCGATACCCAGACAGAGAAGCTCCTTCAGGAGGGTATCCGGGAAATGCTCAAGGGCCGCACCAGTATCATCGTGGCCCACCGTCTCAGCACCATCAAGAACTGTGACCGCATCCTGTATATCAGTAACAAGGGCATTGCCGAGATGGGTACCCACGATGAACTCATCGCCAAAAAAGGCCTCTATTATCAACTGTATACCGCTCAGGTACAGGAAGAGCCATCAGCTTAA
- a CDS encoding ABC transporter ATP-binding protein, whose translation MRKQFAWLWKNMDAPFRRRHVIALCVCAFTCLLLLVNPALSRRLIDDVIVAGNPDPLLSILAVMLVVKLGREGLRYMMVIFLEKDSQNVIFNLRRSLFSKMQYNDMAFFDTHRTGDLMTRMSADLDWCRHFLSYIDYRIIDAVCTFLFATIYLTLVNWKLTLLLIVITPVLLLITKFFSRHVRPRFVFMREKLSEMNTAAQENIAGNRVVKAFAREEYEKERFEQKNKAFMDSHLRINKLWLTFFPMIELLVNAIQLVTVFVGGLFIIRGELTPGELAIFTGLSWAVSNPMRELGNLINDLQRFSTSAAKVMELYYGTPSIVDAPDAVSHERLQGKIEFDHVSFRYDSKPVLTDVSFTVQPGQTVAVMGPTGSGKTTLIQLLARFYDVSEGAVRVDDCDVKQWKLSELRGGIGTATQDVFLFSDTVEGNIAFGDQDLTEEEVKDFARRADAAEFAEKLPEGYDTIIGERGVGLSGGQRQRIALARAMAVRPGILIMDDTTSAVDSETERYIQDQLRNLPYECTKFIIAQRISSMRDADLILVLQDGKITESGTHRELLEKRGYYWQTYCLQYGIPMQAQEGGM comes from the coding sequence ATGCGCAAGCAATTCGCCTGGCTGTGGAAGAACATGGACGCACCCTTCCGCCGCCGTCATGTCATCGCCCTGTGCGTCTGTGCCTTTACCTGTCTTTTGCTGCTGGTAAACCCGGCCCTGTCCCGGCGCCTGATCGACGACGTCATCGTTGCCGGCAATCCTGATCCCCTGCTTTCCATCCTGGCCGTTATGCTGGTGGTCAAGCTGGGCCGGGAAGGCCTGCGGTATATGATGGTCATTTTCCTGGAAAAAGATTCCCAGAATGTGATCTTCAACCTCCGCCGCAGCCTGTTCAGCAAAATGCAGTATAACGATATGGCGTTTTTCGACACCCACCGCACTGGTGACCTCATGACCCGCATGAGCGCCGACCTGGACTGGTGCCGTCATTTCCTGAGCTATATTGATTACCGCATCATTGACGCGGTCTGTACCTTTCTTTTTGCGACAATCTACCTGACGCTGGTGAACTGGAAGCTGACGCTCCTGCTCATCGTCATTACCCCTGTGCTCCTGCTGATCACCAAGTTCTTCTCCCGTCATGTCCGTCCCCGCTTTGTTTTCATGCGGGAAAAGCTGTCAGAGATGAACACCGCGGCACAGGAAAACATCGCCGGCAACCGGGTCGTCAAGGCCTTTGCCCGGGAAGAGTATGAAAAAGAGCGGTTTGAGCAGAAGAACAAAGCTTTCATGGACAGCCATCTGCGCATCAACAAGCTTTGGCTCACCTTCTTCCCCATGATCGAGCTGCTGGTCAATGCCATTCAGCTGGTCACCGTTTTTGTGGGCGGCCTCTTCATCATCCGGGGAGAGCTCACTCCCGGCGAACTGGCTATCTTCACCGGACTCAGCTGGGCTGTTTCCAACCCCATGCGGGAACTGGGCAACCTCATCAACGACCTGCAGCGTTTTTCCACTTCCGCGGCGAAAGTCATGGAACTGTATTACGGAACGCCCTCTATCGTGGATGCTCCCGATGCTGTTTCTCACGAGCGTCTGCAGGGCAAAATCGAGTTTGATCATGTCTCCTTCCGTTATGACAGTAAGCCCGTCCTGACAGACGTTTCCTTCACGGTTCAGCCCGGCCAGACCGTGGCTGTCATGGGGCCCACCGGCAGCGGAAAAACCACCCTCATTCAGCTGCTTGCCCGCTTCTATGATGTTTCTGAAGGCGCCGTCCGCGTGGATGACTGCGATGTGAAGCAGTGGAAGCTGAGCGAGCTCCGTGGCGGCATCGGCACCGCCACCCAGGATGTCTTCCTTTTCTCAGACACTGTGGAAGGCAATATTGCTTTCGGCGATCAGGATCTTACCGAAGAAGAGGTTAAGGACTTTGCCCGCCGGGCGGATGCCGCGGAATTCGCTGAAAAGCTGCCTGAAGGTTATGACACTATCATCGGTGAGCGCGGCGTCGGCCTCTCCGGCGGCCAGCGCCAGCGTATTGCTCTGGCACGGGCCATGGCAGTCCGTCCCGGAATTCTCATCATGGACGATACCACTTCCGCTGTGGACAGCGAAACCGAGCGGTATATCCAGGATCAGCTGCGGAACCTGCCCTATGAGTGCACCAAATTCATCATTGCCCAGCGGATTTCTTCCATGCGGGACGCCGACCTGATCCTTGTCCTTCAGGACGGAAAGATCACCGAAAGCGGAACGCACCGTGAGCTGCTGGAAAAGCGCGGCTATTACTGGCAAACTTACTGCCTGCAGTACGGCATTCCCATGCAGGCGCAGGAAGGGGGGATGTAA
- a CDS encoding iron-containing alcohol dehydrogenase, translating to MNNFTFYSPTCFVFGKDSENQAGALVKRFGGSRVLIHFGGGSALRSGLIDRVEASLKSEGLVSFRLGGVKPNPRSGLVYEGIELCRKEKIDFILAVGGGSSIDSAKAIAAGTIYDGDFWDFYSGKHIDEALPVGTVLTISAAGSEGSPDSVITLEDGMFKRGASGDAIRPKFSILNPALTQTLPPYQTAAGITDIMAHLYERYLTNTLEVEVTDRMIEALLLTMIHEGPRVIANPDNYDARANIMWAGMMAHNNSCGVGRSQDWNSHNIEHELSALYDCAHGAGLAVTLPAVFTYVMNHDVMRFAQVAVRVWGCQMDFAHPEVTAREGIEKLRQFFISIGMPRNFTELGAKEEDIPTLVHNLCYGDGRPGTISGFVTLNEDDCANIYKLML from the coding sequence ATGAACAACTTTACCTTCTATTCCCCTACCTGTTTTGTTTTCGGAAAAGATTCGGAAAACCAGGCCGGCGCACTGGTTAAGCGTTTCGGCGGCAGCCGGGTGCTGATCCACTTCGGCGGCGGCAGTGCGCTCCGTTCCGGTCTGATTGACCGGGTGGAAGCTTCCCTGAAATCGGAAGGCCTTGTCAGCTTCCGTCTCGGCGGCGTAAAGCCCAATCCCCGCAGCGGCCTGGTCTATGAAGGCATTGAGCTCTGCCGTAAGGAAAAGATCGATTTCATTCTTGCCGTCGGCGGCGGTTCCTCCATTGACTCCGCCAAAGCCATCGCGGCAGGAACCATCTATGACGGAGACTTCTGGGATTTCTACAGTGGCAAACATATTGATGAAGCTCTTCCCGTCGGCACGGTGCTCACCATCTCCGCCGCGGGCAGCGAAGGCAGCCCGGACAGCGTCATCACCCTGGAGGACGGCATGTTCAAGCGCGGCGCCAGCGGTGATGCGATCCGGCCGAAGTTCTCCATCCTGAATCCCGCCCTGACCCAGACCCTGCCGCCTTATCAGACCGCGGCAGGCATCACGGACATCATGGCCCACCTTTATGAGCGCTACCTGACCAATACTCTCGAAGTGGAAGTCACCGACCGGATGATCGAAGCGCTTCTCCTGACCATGATTCACGAAGGTCCGCGTGTCATTGCGAACCCCGACAATTATGATGCCCGGGCGAATATCATGTGGGCCGGTATGATGGCGCATAACAATTCCTGCGGCGTCGGCCGGAGCCAGGACTGGAACAGCCACAACATCGAGCATGAGCTTTCCGCCCTTTACGACTGTGCCCACGGTGCCGGTCTGGCTGTCACCCTGCCCGCCGTCTTCACCTATGTTATGAATCATGATGTCATGCGCTTTGCCCAGGTCGCCGTCCGTGTCTGGGGCTGCCAGATGGACTTCGCCCATCCGGAAGTCACCGCCAGGGAGGGTATCGAAAAGCTGCGTCAGTTCTTCATCTCCATCGGCATGCCCCGCAACTTCACGGAGCTGGGTGCCAAAGAAGAAGATATCCCGACGCTGGTTCACAACCTCTGCTACGGTGACGGCCGTCCCGGTACTATCTCCGGCTTCGTCACCCTCAATGAAGATGATTGTGCCAACATTTACAAGCTGATGCTGTAA
- a CDS encoding aldo/keto reductase, translating into MKYRTMGKLGIKSSAFGLGCMRFNGAASGDSVIDEQKAVSLIRRAIDGGVTYIDTAYVYLDKTSEIVLGKALQDGYRDRVTIATKVPPDMVHSRADLEAVLAEELKKLQTDHIDFYLMHAMNRQKWEHMKEIGAPQFFDDMKKEGKIRYKCFSFHGPYEEFEYILNDWDWDMCQIQYNFMDINNQAGTKGLELAGSKGIPVVIMEGLLGGRLANAPDNVQALYDAFPVKRSPVEWAFRWLCNHPEVAVVLSGCNEAEQIDENLRIFDTVDTGIMSAEELKLMDDVRAAYISRTKIGCTGCRYCMPCPNGVNIPGLFSVWNNVSLYGIDPKSDWQFRMILDKDGGADKCLACGACEAACPQHLNIIDSLSAAWSELKPE; encoded by the coding sequence ATGAAATACCGTACCATGGGAAAACTGGGAATCAAGTCCTCCGCCTTCGGCCTGGGCTGCATGCGTTTCAACGGCGCTGCCTCCGGAGACAGTGTCATTGACGAACAGAAAGCCGTCTCCCTGATCCGCAGGGCCATCGACGGCGGCGTCACCTACATCGATACTGCCTATGTCTACCTGGATAAGACCTCTGAGATCGTCCTGGGCAAAGCCCTGCAGGACGGTTACCGTGACCGTGTGACCATCGCCACCAAAGTACCGCCGGATATGGTGCACAGCCGTGCCGATCTGGAAGCTGTTCTCGCGGAAGAGCTGAAAAAGCTGCAGACAGACCATATCGATTTCTATCTCATGCACGCCATGAACAGGCAGAAATGGGAGCACATGAAAGAAATCGGCGCGCCGCAGTTCTTTGACGACATGAAGAAGGAAGGGAAAATCCGCTATAAGTGCTTCTCCTTCCACGGCCCCTATGAAGAGTTTGAATATATCCTCAATGACTGGGACTGGGATATGTGCCAGATCCAGTATAACTTCATGGACATCAACAACCAGGCCGGCACCAAAGGCCTGGAACTGGCCGGCAGCAAGGGCATCCCTGTTGTCATCATGGAAGGCCTGCTGGGCGGACGCCTCGCCAACGCGCCGGATAATGTACAGGCGCTCTATGACGCGTTCCCCGTGAAACGCTCCCCCGTTGAATGGGCATTCCGCTGGCTCTGCAACCATCCGGAAGTTGCCGTGGTCCTGTCCGGATGCAATGAGGCGGAACAGATCGACGAAAACCTGCGTATTTTCGACACCGTGGATACCGGCATTATGAGTGCGGAAGAGCTGAAGCTCATGGATGATGTCCGCGCTGCTTATATCAGCCGCACAAAGATCGGCTGCACCGGCTGCCGTTACTGCATGCCCTGCCCCAACGGCGTGAACATTCCCGGCCTCTTCTCCGTCTGGAACAACGTTTCCCTTTACGGCATCGATCCGAAATCAGACTGGCAGTTCCGTATGATCCTGGACAAGGACGGCGGAGCGGACAAATGCCTGGCATGCGGTGCCTGTGAAGCCGCCTGCCCCCAGCATCTGAACATCATCGACAGCCTTAGTGCCGCCTGGAGCGAACTGAAGCCTGAATAA
- a CDS encoding Gfo/Idh/MocA family protein encodes MKKVRWGVLGTADIARGQTIPGMQLAEHCELYAIAGRKPEKAQSYKEQFGFRKAYGSYDELLADPEVEAVYIPLPNDLHCEWSIRALKAKKHVLCEKPLAVSETQVQEMFRAAEENGVMLMEAFAYLHSPFVKAVKAELDAGTIGEIRYLESAFITGRRPDTDIRLRKETYGGALYDLGCYAISMAMWMLGKEPDTVRAAAQFSEKQIDLFTSALLLYDNGAVANLDCGMLLPEGRLDRFRIHGTLGTIVSPVEFNQAGEIPYTVIRNGVKETKTVNAPNNYSLESEQLSRCILTGEKPHVTKEFSLLVARVTDRILKEIGY; translated from the coding sequence ATGAAAAAAGTCAGATGGGGAGTACTTGGAACAGCGGATATAGCGCGGGGACAGACGATCCCGGGAATGCAGCTGGCGGAACACTGTGAGCTGTACGCCATTGCGGGAAGAAAACCCGAGAAGGCGCAAAGCTATAAGGAACAGTTTGGTTTCCGGAAAGCATATGGCAGCTATGATGAACTGCTGGCAGATCCGGAAGTGGAGGCGGTCTATATTCCGCTGCCCAATGACCTTCACTGCGAATGGTCGATCCGGGCCCTGAAGGCAAAAAAGCATGTGCTGTGTGAAAAACCGCTGGCGGTTTCGGAAACGCAGGTACAGGAAATGTTCAGGGCGGCTGAGGAAAACGGCGTGATGCTGATGGAAGCTTTTGCTTACCTCCACAGTCCCTTTGTCAAAGCTGTGAAAGCGGAGCTGGATGCCGGGACGATCGGTGAGATCCGGTACCTGGAATCCGCATTCATTACCGGCAGACGTCCGGATACGGATATCCGCCTGCGGAAGGAAACGTACGGCGGCGCTCTGTATGACCTTGGGTGTTACGCGATCAGTATGGCGATGTGGATGCTGGGGAAAGAACCGGATACCGTACGTGCTGCGGCGCAGTTCTCGGAAAAGCAGATCGATCTGTTTACCTCTGCGCTGCTGCTGTATGACAACGGAGCAGTGGCCAATCTGGATTGCGGCATGCTGCTTCCGGAGGGACGGCTGGACCGGTTTCGGATCCACGGTACTCTGGGCACAATCGTTTCTCCCGTGGAGTTCAACCAGGCCGGAGAGATTCCGTATACGGTGATCCGGAACGGCGTGAAGGAAACCAAGACGGTGAACGCACCGAACAATTACTCCCTGGAGTCTGAACAGCTGAGCCGCTGTATCCTGACCGGTGAGAAGCCCCATGTGACAAAGGAGTTTTCGCTTCTCGTGGCACGGGTGACGGACAGAATACTGAAGGAAATTGGATATTGA
- a CDS encoding MerR family transcriptional regulator — translation MYTIQDVSKKTGLTAHTLRYYEKEGLITGVERSQGGIRQYTDEDLERLGLIRCLKNTGMSIQEIARFVQLTHEGDHTLEERVELLREHRERVLERMAEMQEHLDKVTWKLNFFSEKLRAYQEKEAKKAK, via the coding sequence ATGTATACGATCCAGGATGTCAGCAAAAAGACAGGTTTGACTGCCCATACCCTGCGTTATTATGAAAAGGAAGGCCTGATCACCGGGGTGGAGCGCAGCCAGGGCGGCATCCGCCAGTATACGGACGAGGACCTGGAACGGCTGGGACTGATCCGATGCCTGAAAAATACCGGGATGTCCATCCAGGAGATTGCCCGGTTTGTACAGCTGACCCACGAGGGTGACCATACGCTGGAGGAACGGGTGGAACTGCTGCGGGAGCACAGGGAACGGGTCCTGGAGCGGATGGCTGAAATGCAGGAGCATCTGGACAAGGTGACCTGGAAACTGAACTTTTTTTCGGAGAAGCTTCGGGCTTATCAGGAAAAAGAAGCCAAAAAAGCGAAATAA
- a CDS encoding endo-1,4-beta-xylanase, producing MSEIISLAKSYEKYFKIGAAVSPFCIARHRDLLKTQFNSLTAENEMKYEPTEPEEGHFNFDHAEPIITLAREMGIKIRAHAPVWHNQTPAWMYLDGDKPAAPELIYERIDAHSKALCEHFNPDVYAWDVVNEATRDDIPDPVKNPGESPVYRHSEYYKLCGIGFIEAAFRSMAKYAAPDAQLFYNDYSETVPDKRDRIVSLIRNLQEKGCRVDGIGMQQHHMAVPDYDEIKRSIEIYANMGLRIHVTELDISMMATFNQGSYRLKPGDPGFDEYIKDALKTTPEKLAKISEIYVKLFEIYRSYSDVIDSVTTWGVSDDYTWLDFFGLKPGSPIIKQHPLLFDENEQPKPCVQQMIDAVR from the coding sequence ATGAGTGAGATCATTTCTCTGGCCAAATCCTATGAGAAATATTTTAAGATCGGGGCGGCGGTTTCGCCTTTTTGTATTGCCCGCCACCGTGACCTGCTTAAGACGCAGTTCAACAGCCTGACCGCCGAAAACGAAATGAAGTACGAGCCCACCGAACCGGAAGAAGGCCATTTCAATTTCGATCATGCGGAACCCATCATCACCCTGGCCCGGGAAATGGGAATTAAAATCCGGGCGCACGCGCCTGTCTGGCATAACCAGACCCCCGCCTGGATGTATCTGGACGGCGATAAGCCCGCCGCGCCGGAACTGATCTATGAGCGTATTGACGCCCACAGCAAAGCCCTCTGCGAACACTTCAACCCGGATGTGTATGCCTGGGACGTTGTTAACGAAGCCACCCGGGATGATATACCCGATCCGGTAAAGAATCCCGGTGAAAGCCCGGTTTACCGTCACAGTGAATACTATAAGCTCTGCGGCATAGGCTTCATTGAAGCCGCCTTCCGTTCCATGGCCAAATATGCCGCGCCTGATGCCCAGCTGTTCTACAACGATTACAGCGAAACCGTACCGGACAAGCGTGACCGTATCGTCAGCCTGATCCGCAACCTGCAGGAAAAAGGCTGTCGCGTCGACGGCATCGGCATGCAGCAGCACCATATGGCTGTTCCCGATTATGATGAGATCAAGCGTTCCATTGAGATCTACGCGAACATGGGCCTGCGGATCCATGTGACCGAGCTGGATATTTCCATGATGGCCACCTTCAACCAGGGCTCCTACCGCCTTAAGCCGGGCGATCCCGGGTTTGATGAATACATCAAGGATGCCCTGAAGACCACCCCCGAAAAGCTGGCCAAGATCAGTGAGATCTACGTAAAGCTCTTTGAGATCTACCGCAGCTATTCAGATGTCATCGACTCCGTCACCACCTGGGGTGTATCTGATGACTACACTTGGCTGGACTTCTTCGGCCTCAAGCCCGGCAGTCCCATCATCAAGCAGCATCCCCTGCTCTTTGATGAGAACGAACAGCCGAAGCCCTGCGTACAGCAGATGATCGACGCTGTCAGGTAA